Genomic segment of Apium graveolens cultivar Ventura chromosome 7, ASM990537v1, whole genome shotgun sequence:
TCAATTGTAGTGGGTATGGACACTATGCCACGGAGTGCAGAAAACCGCGCAGAGATAAAGAACTGAAGGAAGAAGTTAACTTTACCAAAATACAGGATGACGAACCAGCCTTACTCTTATTAGAAAAGGAGGAACAAGCAATGCTCCTGAATGAAGAAAAAATAGTACCAAAGCTGAATAAAAACAAAGCAGAAAACTACACTGAATCAAATGTATAGTATCTAGATAACGGGGCAAGTAACCACATGACGGGACAAAGAACCAAATTCAAGGAACTAAACGAATGTGTGACTGGTCTGGTAAAATTCGGAGATGGATCAACAGTGCAAATAAAAGGGAAAGGCTCGATTGTGTTGAATTGCAAGGATGGCGGTGAACGAATCTTAAGCGAGGTATATTACATCCCTAATCTATGTAATAACATTATTAGCCTTGGACAACTTGTAGAAAATGGTTACAGGGTCATACTTAACGGAGATTATTTGTGGGTATATGAAAGTCAAGGAAAATTGCTTATGAAGGTAAAAAAATCGATGAATAGATTGTACAAAATTCTTATTGAAAGTAACAAACAAAGCTGTATGTTATCAAAATACGACAATCCTTCTTGGTTGTGGCACTCTCGATTTGGCCATATCAACTTCAAGGCCATGTCTCTTATGTCCAAGACTCAGATGGTGAGGGGTATGCCACAAATCGTTCCACCCAAGGAAGTCTGCACCGATTGTTTGATGTCTAAGCAAACACGAAGACCTTTTCCGTCTCACACTGTCTACAGTGCAAAACGAACATTTGATCTTGTGCATGGTGACCTATGCGGACCGATATCTCCAACTATAACTGGTGgtaataaatatttttttctacTGGTGGATGATTTTAGTAGAATGATGTGGACCTATCTATTGAAAAGCAAAGATGAGGCTCTCGATGCTTTTAAAAAATTTCATATGCAGGTTGAAAATGGCCCGGAAAAAAGGATTAAAGTACTCAGAACTGACAGAGGTGGAGAGttcaattctaaagcatttcagACTTATTGTGAAGACGCTGGAATTATGCGGCATTTCACGGCTCCCTACTCCCCTCAACAAAACGGGGTAGTAGAAAGACGTAATCGCACTATTGTTGAAATGGCACGTAGTCTTCTGAAGCAAATGGAACTACCATTAACATTCTGGGGCGAAGCTGTTCGTCATGCTACATACCTTCTCAACAGGCTACCAACATAAGCACTTTCAGGAGTTACACCCCACGAGGCATGGTCTGGAGAAAAGCCTCATGTAGGTCACATTCGTGTATTTGGTTGCACAACACACGCAAAGATCTTAAAGGGCCATGTTTCAAAACTTGATGATAGGAGTAAAAGCATGGTGTACTTAGGCAAAGAACCCGGTACAAAAGCCTTCAGATTATATGATCCAGATACAGAAATGATACACGTTAGCAGAGATGTAGTGTTTGAGGAATCGAAACCCTCGTCATGGAACTCTGATACAGAACCACAAGGGGAACAACTGCAGACTTTCTCAGTATTACAACAATTTGCACAACAAGAGAATGAGGCTGTTGTGGAACATGAACCTGTTACACCAAGCGTTTCCAATGTAAGTAGTGATACAGACCAGGACCTGGAGTCCCCCTACTCGACAGGTTCAACATCTGAGAACCAGAATTCAGATTCAGATTCGAGCAGTGAATTTCACAAGTACAGGAGACTAAGTGATATCTACAACAACACTGAACAAATTAAACTCGAGGATGACGAGTTATATTTAATGGGCATTGAGGAACATCAAACTACTCTCAGGCTGTTAAGGAAAACAATTGGAGGAAGGCCATTGAAAAGGAAATGCAAGCCATCGAGGAGAATAAAACTTGGACCCTGACAACTTTACCTCCAGGACATAAAGCTGTTGGCTTGAAGTGGATATACAAGATCAAGAAAGGGCCAACCGgagaaattataaaatataagGCGCTTATTGTGGCAAAAGGTTATGTACAACGACAGAGAATTGACTTTGAAGAAGTGTTTGCTCCAGTCACTAGTCTCGAGACTGTTAGACTGTTACTAGCTCTTTCAGCCATGAACGGATGGCAAGTTCACCATCTCGATGTCAAAACAGCTTTCTTGAACGGAGAAATTCTTGAAGAGGTATATGTTACTCAACCAGAGGGTTTTGTTAAAGCAGGCCAGGAGCATAAAGTTTATAAGTTACTCAAGGCCTTGTATGGTTTAAAACAAGCATCGCGTGCTTGGAACGCCAAGCTCAACAAATGTCTCGAAGAATTTGGCTTTAAAAAATGTCCATACGAGCAAGCTGTGTTTATAAAATGTGAGAACAATGAAGTAATAATCATTGACGTGTACGTTGACGACATACTGATAACAGGCACAAATCTTGCAGGCATAGAAGATTTCAAACGAAAGATGAACAGCAAGTTTCAAATGAGTGATCTAGGTAAACTTTCGTACTACCTTGGAATCGAAGTAGAACAAGGAACAGATTGTATAGAGCTTAAACAAATGGGATATGCAAGGAAAATTCTTGAAAAGGATGGGATGTCAGATTGTAACCCCACAAGATTTCCTATGGACCCAAAGGAAACTCTCAGTAAAGATGAAGATGGAAAGCAAGTTGACTCAACCCTGTTCAAAAGTTTGGTTGGGGGGCTGAGATATCTGGTACACACTCGCCCATATATTGCATTTTCGGTTAGAATTGTGAGCAGATATATGGAAAGACCCACATTTTTACACCTAAACGCTGCAAAACGAATACTCAGATATATAAAGGGGACAATCAACTTTGGATTAGTCTACTCGAAGAATGGTGAAAATTCTCTGTTATCAGGATACTCAGACAGTGACCTGGCCGGAAATTTGGACGATCGTAAAAGTACTGGAGGAATGGTTTTCTATCTTAATGAGAATCTTATAACCTGGGTTTCACAGAAACAAAAGTGCGTTGCTCTGTCGTCATGTGAGGCAGAGTTCATGGTTGCCACTGCTGCGGCTTGCCAAGCAATTTGGCTAAGAAATTTGCTGAAACAAATATCTGGGAAGTATGATGGTCCAGTGGTGCTATTTATAGACAACAAATCGGCCATTGATCTTACCAAAAATCCGGTATTTCACGGACGTAGTAAGCACATCGACATCCGTTATCATTTCATTCGTGAATGCGTAGAGAAAGGTGAAATAAGTATCAAGTATGTGTGTTCTGAAAATCAGAAAGCAGATATCATGACCAAGGCACTTACAATTTCAAAATTTGAAGCTATCAGGAAGCTACTTGGTGTTAAGAGCCTGAACAAACAAGTTTAGATTACAGGGGATAATGTTGGGATGGTTAATCTAAACTTATTCACTTTCCTTCCTGTAGATATCTGATTGCCTTTAATTGTTATTTGGCCAGGGTGTCTGATTATTCTTAGTTATGGAGTGATTGCAGGAGAATAAAATAGTAGTTGAATATCTATAGGacttttgtgatttgatttccTATTTTGTAGGCATCACACCAGACGTGATTTGCCAATTTTCCTATATATGTAATAGTCTCTCGTATCAATAAAACACAACAGTAGTTGAACGTGCATAAACCTTTGTGTTTCTCAATTTCTTGTTATTCATACTCACATCTGCAAAAGTAGCTCTAATATTCTTTTCCAATAGGAGTTTCATGCATCCTGACATATCATCGTAAACAGATTCATAATATTGTTCTCTTCTAATAGTAGTTTCATGCATCGTTAACAGATTCATAATTAGTGAAACAGACAGAGGTACATACAAGCTCAGTCACAGCAAATAACTTTGCCAAACAAGTAAAAGAAATTAAATTCAAGTTTCAAAATTGCCTATTAGTACTTTTTTCTATCCTGGAAAAAACAAAAGTTAACGGACATAAGCTTGTGTGCATGTCATGAGAAACATCATTTTATCTGAATTAGAATACGAGTACAAAAATTCCATTGCAACGCAACATTAAAGAGAAATAAAAATGAATAATGATCAACACTAAAGCAGAATGACTGTAATAACAAGTGCTGAGGAATTGTGAGATGTATATTGTAATATGCGCGTGCTGTACGTACCGGATCCTTGCTTATTCATTAGTGTAGCATGCAAAGCTGTTCGTCCATCGGGACCACCATAAGTTGGCGATTCACAATTGTCAAGAATTAGTTTGGTTAAACCCTCGTAACACCTAACTGCAGCCATGTAAAGTAAAGTGGAGTTTCATTAAACTTATTCCGAGGATATGAATAACTTGGATCTTCTTTTACCAAAAATTCAACCACTTTCTTTTAATTGTGTGAAACTGCAACGTGCAAGGCAGTTTCGTGTTCCATGTTGGGTGCTCTAATCAAATTTTGGAGGACCGTAGCTGATATGTTTTCGAGATCACTAGGTTGTGGAACCATAGACTTGGCCTTTTTAACGAGTGCTGCAACCGAAACACAGTGCCCATGTCTTGCAGCTACGTGAAGAGCAGTGTCATTTCTTGAGTTGGTCTGTAATTGTAGTGATTCCTGGACACCTAGAATCTCTTCCACACATTTTATGCTCCCGTATCGACATGCAACATGGAGCACCGTATTATTTGAAGGTGTGAGTTGATCGCGGACTTCAAACCAGTCCATCCCTTTAAGCACATCAATTTTATCATCATACATGTGTCTATCTATGTGTTTTTGGACAAGGTATTAAATTCTTTGGTTGTCTTTGACAACatattcataatttaattataaatcaCCTGCAAGCATTTGTAGTCACTAAAACTTTAAACACGCTAGAGTATACTTAATGGAAACACTTGAAGTGAAAAGTTTGAACTTAACATGGTAGAGCTATTAGAGCCGTTAAAGCACACTTGCAATGAGTAAATTCATCGCATGTGCTAGGTGAGACAATCCAACATTACCAGCAAAAGGCCAAGGCGCCCTTCAGCAATGAGGCTACCCTGCCATTCTGAAATTTTGGTGGCACAAATAGGTAACAGAACCGTATGACATGAAAAAAGTATTTAAATCTGACAGGCCATTTGCTGCGCAAAAAGACTGATGAACCTGGTAACAGGCTGCAAGGAGACTATTTCTTTCTCGTACAACTGAGCAAACAGATTATCTGAGAGCAACAAAACAGACCTTTTTAGAGGTATCCTTTTTCGATTGTTCTGGTCATCACATCCCAAATCTGGGTATTATGCACTACACATCCCAAAGTTGTTTATATTCCGCATAAGGGCCAGGCAGATTATCTACAAACCACGGGTGTAGCCGCTCAGGTAGGACAGATATCATTCTCCACATTATTCTCCTCGACATTCTCTTTAAAGGTATAATGCAAAAGGAACTGAGAAGGAtaaggaataaagaagagatGATTGTAACAGTTATAGAGAGACCTGATGAGTGCGATAGCACAGCAGAAGTCCCTGCAATGAAAGCCAGCATCATTGCTGCAATTGAAACAACATTAAGCACTATAGCGCTGATGAGAAACTTAAAAATTACTCCCGTCTTAAGTTTGAATGATGTCAAGAAGTAGAGAAACAATGAGGATATCGAAAATAGGAGGGCAACTGTATCTGCTACCAGAAAGGTCTTGAATGCAGTCTTTTGTGAAAGAACAGGGGAGCCTTGTAAGGGTCCTTGGTTGCCGTCAAAACCACCTGGCATGGCGAATCCTGCTGTCAAGGCTACTGTGGTTATGAGTGCAGTCACTATCATGTGGGTGTTCGCCATTTGTCTGTATCTCGTGACCTCTTCTCTAGGAGATTCTTCTACTGGATCATCTCTTTCTGGCCTTACATTAGATATCCATATGTTCCAGTGGAAATTAACGAGGCCTCTGTTTAGTGTTGCTCCAACCAGCCCCTGATTAAAACGATGACATGTGTTATTTGGGAACATTTTTAGGATTACTTTAGGTATATGTAGCACTATGTAGCACTCTTCTGAATTTAATACAAGTTATGGTTACGTTATATGTAACTTACGTACCTCGTCGATTAGGGTAGCCTTATGCTCTTGGTAAAACACTTCCGGTGGGGTCAAATTTGAGCTGTTTACTACATCCCAATCAGCATCCCAATGCTGCAATTCGGGAATGAAAAATTTATATTTGGCAATAAGGTGAAGAGGGGTATTTCCTTGGCTGTCTCTTTGAATGAAAAGGGTATTCTTGATATCAAATTTTCGAATTGTTTCTGACAAAATGAATTTGATCACGTCCTTTTTGTTTTGCATCAAGGCGATATGAAATATATTTTGGCCATTTACATCTACATGATCCCAAGCATCTGGCAAATTCGTTAAAAGTATCCTCAACACCAAGTAGTGTCCTCTGTATGCAGCTACATGAAGAGCTgttcttttatattttttatcCACTTGATACGCCACAGATCTATCTACACTCAGTAGATATTCAAGCCATAAAAACATATTGTTATTTGCCATATAGTGAAATGCCGTCCACCCATTATTATCCGCAACACTTAtgatgtctttgttcttttcCAGCAGAAGTGCAGCGCATTCTGATGTTTCTCATGAAGAATATCATAGTTAGTATAACACAGATGTATATATTAACTAAATGAAAATACTTTCATTCATCAAAATGAAAATATGAAGCCGGGGTTAAATATCAATTAGGTGACTGATTGTGTCAAAAAAAACTCAACTAAGTTAGTCATTCCAAATTTGACTCAAAGTGATCATCAATTAACTTAATTTGATCATTCACTTAAAGTTGATAATTGAATGAATTAAAGTATTCCGTTAActtcaattttttatttaatcGAAATGatcaaattaatttaattaataatcactttaaattaaATTTGTAAAGAGTGACTTTTTTGGATGCAGTGATTCATCTacttaatatttaatatttaaccCTACGAAGTAGTTGAGAGTGATTCGGTAAGTAATTAGCATCAAACACAAATGAACAAAGATCCAACTTTAGCATGTAAATAGAAAACGTGTACGTACCTCGGCCGCCCTCATCCATTGCTGCAGCATGCAAAGCCGTTCGTCCATCAGGACCACCATAAGTTGGTGATTCACAATTGTCAAGAAGTAGTTTCGTTACACCCTCGTGACGCCTAACCACAGCCAAGTAAAGTGGAGTTTCGCCATACTTGTTCCCAGCATATGAATAACTTGAATCTTCTTTCACTAATAATTCAACCACTTTCTCATGATTGTATCGAACTGCCGTGTGCAAGGCAGTTTCTAATTCCTGATCACTTGCTCTAATCAGATTTTGGAGGACCGTAGATGATGTACTTTCGAGATCTGGATCCCATGAAGACTTGGCCTTAATAATGAGCGCTTCAACGACACCGTAGTGTCCTAGTCTGGCTGCTAGGTGAAGAGCAGTCTCACCTCTTGAGTTGATTTGTAATAGTGGTGATTCATGAGCATCACAAAGAATGTCGTCCACACATCTTATACTCCCATATTGGGATGCAAGATGAAGCACTGAATGATCTGTAGGTGTCAACTGACCACGGACTTCAAGCCAGTTCATACCCTTAAAAACATCAATGCTGTCATCAAGGAGAGCTAAACACAAGTTACTATCCATATCATTCATTGTGTATATGAGAATTATAACTTCTACGTATATGATCTCCAATAATAATGCAAGGCAAGGCGAGGAAGAACAATTACTGTACATTAATTTATAGACTGGCTCGATCTCTTCAATCTAGATGCACACAAGCAAGGTGCATTTATGTAGATGACAGTGGTTGTTAAACCCTAACAATTACTTCCAGAAGACAAGCAAGAGCAATGCATGGGTCCTAAAAAGTAACAAACGATTACATGCATGCTGCCACGTATATGTTCCGTGGACATTACGTGTTCATGCCAACTCTGTGCAAGGATGACCGATGTCAAGGCCTTGGCCCATTTACAACTAGGAGCTCCTTGTTTTCTGGACCCATTTATTACATGTCAAATAAGCTTCAAATGATACCGGTCATACTGCTCCAAAATATAGGGAAAAATTTGGCGTAAATGAGCCAAATTGTTCGTAGCTACTCGAGCTCGACTTATAAAAAATTCGaatttattttgaaaataatcGAGTCAAGCTTGAGTTAGAGCTTTTCGAATTTTTAACCGAGCCGAGTTTGAGCTTTAAATTATTCGGCTCGTAAGGTTCGCGAGCCTTATCGAGcctctattatttttaattttttattataaatatatttttatgtaaatatttaatatttaatatttatcatatattatttattttttatcgagccgaactcgagtcgAACCGATCATATTTCGAATTTTTGTTAATATTCAATGAATTAATTTGAGCTTTTGAGCCGAACTCGAGTCTACTGAACCTTTTACGAGGCGAGTTTCGAACTTGAAATTAAAGGTTCggtcgagctcgagctcgagttCGAACTGTTTTAATCGAGCTCGAGCCGAGTCTGACAGTATTCGACTCGGCTCAGCTCAATTACACCCTTAGGGTCAATTTCtgttttttttcaaatttaataaaagCAGGGAAATTCGTCACCAAAAATTGCCAACCTATTTAAATATAAATTCGACTATATTCGGTTGAAATTAATAAATATGACTGATTTTTATTGaatttatatttttcatatattttaaaaaactattatgaattatttaattatcaaTCATGACAAACAAATAAAAATACCAAAATAACATACGTCATATGTAAAGTTTTAGTTTCCGCAAAATTTTACATAAACttttcatatattcataaaataTTGAATTCTCATTAATTTAATacttttataaatattattttaatttgtaaaaatgttttaaaa
This window contains:
- the LOC141672452 gene encoding protein ACCELERATED CELL DEATH 6-like encodes the protein MYSNCSSSPCLALLLEIIYVEVIILIYTMNDMDSNLCLALLDDSIDVFKGMNWLEVRGQLTPTDHSVLHLASQYGSIRCVDDILCDAHESPLLQINSRGETALHLAARLGHYGVVEALIIKAKSSWDPDLESTSSTVLQNLIRASDQELETALHTAVRYNHEKVVELLVKEDSSYSYAGNKYGETPLYLAVVRRHEGVTKLLLDNCESPTYGGPDGRTALHAAAMDEGGRECAALLLEKNKDIISVADNNGWTAFHYMANNNMFLWLEYLLSVDRSVAYQVDKKYKRTALHVAAYRGHYLVLRILLTNLPDAWDHVDVNGQNIFHIALMQNKKDVIKFILSETIRKFDIKNTLFIQRDSQGNTPLHLIAKYKFFIPELQHWDADWDVVNSSNLTPPEVFYQEHKATLIDEGLVGATLNRGLVNFHWNIWISNVRPERDDPVEESPREEVTRYRQMANTHMIVTALITTVALTAGFAMPGGFDGNQGPLQGSPVLSQKTAFKTFLVADTVALLFSISSLFLYFLTSFKLKTGVIFKFLISAIVLNVVSIAAMMLAFIAGTSAVLSHSSGLSITVTIISSLFLILLSSFCIIPLKRMSRRIMWRMISVLPERLHPWFVDNLPGPYAEYKQLWDV